A stretch of the Thiomicrorhabdus indica genome encodes the following:
- a CDS encoding ArsJ-associated glyceraldehyde-3-phosphate dehydrogenase encodes MIRVAINGFGRMGRLGLRQAFDWEGIEFVHINEIATDAVGSAHLLNFDSAHGRWHNKATAENNQIVINGQCIGYSSHKAIEDFDWGALDVDIVLECTGAFRTRADVQPYFAQGVKQVIVAAPFKKGVKNIVMGINDDIFVAGEDQLITAASCTTNCIAPVIKVLHEKIGISHGSITTMHDRTNTQKVVDHGHKDLRRARSSFESLIPTSTGSASAIGTIFPELNGRLDGIAVRVPFMNASLTDLVMEMQRPTSVEEVNGLFKEASESYLKNILGYEELPLVSVDYEGETCSSVIDALSTRVVSDTHVKVLAWYDNEIGYMQRMMELTMKVGQANQALG; translated from the coding sequence ATGATTCGTGTTGCAATTAATGGTTTCGGGCGTATGGGGCGTTTAGGATTACGTCAAGCATTTGATTGGGAAGGTATTGAATTTGTTCACATTAACGAAATTGCTACGGATGCGGTCGGCTCTGCTCACCTATTGAATTTCGATTCTGCACACGGGCGTTGGCACAATAAAGCGACCGCTGAAAATAATCAGATTGTCATTAATGGTCAATGTATTGGTTACAGTTCACACAAGGCGATTGAGGATTTTGACTGGGGTGCTTTGGATGTCGACATCGTTTTGGAATGTACTGGCGCGTTTCGAACGCGTGCCGATGTACAGCCTTACTTTGCTCAAGGCGTTAAACAAGTGATTGTTGCCGCACCTTTTAAAAAGGGAGTTAAAAATATTGTCATGGGGATCAATGATGATATTTTTGTCGCGGGTGAAGACCAGTTGATTACTGCGGCTTCTTGCACGACAAACTGTATTGCGCCAGTCATTAAGGTTTTGCATGAGAAAATCGGTATTTCTCATGGCTCGATTACCACTATGCACGACCGCACAAATACCCAGAAGGTTGTCGATCACGGTCACAAAGACCTCCGCCGAGCGCGTTCCAGTTTTGAATCATTAATTCCCACTTCGACCGGTTCTGCTTCGGCAATCGGCACCATTTTCCCCGAGCTCAATGGTCGCTTAGATGGCATTGCCGTACGAGTGCCTTTTATGAATGCCTCTCTGACAGATTTGGTCATGGAAATGCAACGCCCAACTTCGGTTGAAGAGGTGAATGGTTTGTTTAAAGAGGCGTCAGAGTCCTATCTAAAAAATATATTAGGTTATGAGGAGTTGCCTCTGGTCTCAGTGGACTATGAAGGAGAAACCTGTTCTTCGGTCATTGATGCTTTGTCTACTCGCGTGGTGAGTGACACTCACGTCAAAGTGCTGGCGTGGTACGACAATGAAATCGGCTATATGCAACGCATGATGGAATTGACTATGAAAGTGGGGCAAGCGAATCAGGCGTTAGGATAA
- the arsJ gene encoding organoarsenical effux MFS transporter ArsJ translates to MNPTQQYAIVTGNYWAFTLTDGALRMLVLLYFYQLGYSPLELALLFVFYEFFGIVTNLFGGWLGARAGLNVTMNIGLSIQIAALLMLTVPTEWLGVVYVMIAQALSGIAKDLNKMSAKSSVKALASDGDGKLYRWIAALTGSKNALKGVGFFMGALLLEVAGFANAMWIMAAMLSVALIISLLKLDGSLGKAKNKPKFAQMFSHSQAVNWLSAARLFLFGARDVWFVVALPVFAASVLGWSHLQIGTFMAVWIIGYGFVQAASPKFVGQKRNPTARIAFWLALTLGGVPLLMAYSLNQDPQAILIIGLMIFGVLFALNSAVHSYLIVSYADADGTSKQVGFYYMANAGGRLAGTVLSGYIYQTAGLEACLMASASMIFLAGVLALKIERAVKTL, encoded by the coding sequence ATGAACCCAACTCAACAATACGCGATTGTCACAGGAAACTACTGGGCGTTTACCCTTACAGATGGGGCGCTGAGAATGCTGGTGTTGCTTTATTTTTATCAGCTAGGGTATAGCCCGCTTGAATTGGCGTTACTGTTTGTTTTTTATGAGTTCTTTGGAATTGTCACCAATCTTTTCGGTGGCTGGCTCGGTGCACGGGCAGGTCTGAATGTCACCATGAATATTGGCTTGAGTATTCAGATTGCGGCGCTGTTGATGCTGACGGTGCCCACCGAATGGCTTGGAGTCGTCTATGTCATGATCGCGCAGGCACTATCGGGTATTGCCAAAGACCTTAATAAGATGAGTGCCAAAAGTTCGGTCAAAGCACTGGCCAGTGATGGTGATGGCAAACTCTATCGTTGGATTGCTGCACTAACTGGATCAAAAAACGCCCTTAAAGGTGTTGGGTTCTTTATGGGGGCTTTATTACTCGAGGTCGCCGGATTTGCCAATGCCATGTGGATTATGGCGGCCATGCTGTCGGTTGCGTTGATCATTTCTCTGCTTAAGCTCGACGGCTCTTTGGGCAAAGCCAAAAACAAACCGAAATTTGCTCAAATGTTTTCGCATTCTCAAGCCGTGAATTGGCTCTCTGCCGCACGTCTCTTTCTGTTTGGGGCGCGAGATGTTTGGTTTGTGGTAGCTTTGCCTGTTTTTGCTGCCAGTGTCCTTGGCTGGTCACATTTGCAAATCGGCACTTTTATGGCGGTGTGGATTATCGGTTACGGTTTTGTGCAGGCTGCCTCCCCCAAGTTTGTTGGGCAAAAACGTAACCCTACCGCGCGAATCGCGTTCTGGTTGGCATTGACCTTGGGGGGAGTGCCATTGTTAATGGCCTACTCATTGAATCAGGATCCACAGGCAATCCTTATCATCGGCTTAATGATTTTCGGTGTGCTTTTTGCACTCAATTCGGCCGTTCATTCATACTTGATTGTATCCTATGCCGATGCGGATGGAACCTCCAAACAAGTTGGGTTTTATTATATGGCCAATGCCGGTGGTCGTTTGGCGGGAACGGTGTTGTCTGGCTATATCTACCAAACCGCAGGACTTGAAGCCTGTTTAATGGCATCGGCTAGTATGATTTTCTTGGCAGGGGTTCTAGCGCTTAAGATTGAGCGAGCAGTTAAAACCCTGTGA
- a CDS encoding ArsR/SmtB family transcription factor → MTNNNDLKALETYAQFHKALAEPVRLRVLALLGTRDSLCVCDLVTVLELSQSTVSRHLSYLKNQGIVDSWREGTWIHYTLNKKHPASEVLLPSLEFLATLEQVKNDCLALQKYESLPRQCNL, encoded by the coding sequence ATGACAAATAATAATGATTTAAAAGCTTTAGAAACCTATGCTCAATTTCACAAAGCCCTTGCAGAGCCCGTTAGATTAAGAGTATTAGCATTACTAGGAACTAGAGATTCACTATGCGTGTGTGACTTAGTGACCGTTCTGGAACTTTCTCAAAGTACGGTTTCTCGGCATCTTTCGTATCTAAAAAATCAGGGAATTGTGGACTCATGGCGTGAGGGAACGTGGATACACTACACTTTGAATAAAAAGCACCCTGCCTCAGAAGTGTTATTACCAAGTTTGGAGTTTTTAGCGACTTTAGAGCAAGTAAAAAACGACTGTTTAGCATTACAGAAATATGAAAGCTTGCCAAGACAATGTAATTTGTAA